In a genomic window of Aggregatimonas sangjinii:
- a CDS encoding sulfatase, with protein METKKTARMKKGILLLLIALAFGSFISCKENKKEMTETAQKPNVLLICVDDLRPELKSFGASYISSSNIDQLAQNGVSFQKHFVNAPSCGPSRYTLLTGKYGPAGNNALFLRANELAKGTEKIDPSMPEWFKAYGYTTVSVGKVSHHPGGRGGENWNDSSIVEMPNAWDKHLMPVSEWEHPRGAMHGLANGETRIKSSEMDVYQTTEGDDTIYPDGAIANEAVAQLGALSMNDKKPFFLAVGIIRPHLPFGAPKSYFDQYEGVELPPIPHPQKPEGRTTWHGSGEFKQYNRWGNDPNEDKSFAEEVRRHYAAAISYADAQVGKILAELARTGADKNTIVVLWGDHGWHLGEHAIWGKHSLFEESLHSPMIISYPGMDQKDTKTDAMVETLDIFPTLCDLTGVEIPKFAQGESLKNILNNPTKKGHPAIAYYKDVSTIRTATHRLTLHKDGFVELYDHTTKDRETKNVADKHPELVEKLKQELQNKLQQG; from the coding sequence ATGGAAACCAAGAAGACAGCACGTATGAAAAAGGGAATACTACTATTGCTGATAGCACTAGCATTCGGGAGTTTCATTTCTTGTAAAGAAAATAAAAAAGAAATGACGGAAACCGCACAAAAGCCAAATGTGCTGCTTATTTGTGTGGATGACCTGCGCCCTGAGCTGAAAAGTTTTGGCGCATCCTATATAAGTTCCTCGAATATTGATCAATTGGCCCAAAATGGGGTCTCTTTCCAGAAACATTTCGTCAATGCGCCGAGTTGCGGCCCATCGCGCTATACATTGTTGACTGGCAAATACGGACCGGCCGGCAACAATGCCCTTTTTCTGAGAGCGAACGAACTGGCGAAGGGCACTGAAAAAATCGACCCAAGCATGCCGGAGTGGTTTAAAGCGTACGGCTACACAACGGTATCCGTTGGAAAAGTATCCCATCATCCAGGGGGAAGAGGTGGTGAAAATTGGAATGACAGCTCTATTGTAGAGATGCCCAATGCATGGGATAAGCATTTGATGCCCGTTTCGGAATGGGAGCATCCGCGTGGTGCAATGCATGGTCTGGCAAATGGCGAAACACGAATCAAGAGCAGCGAGATGGACGTTTATCAGACCACTGAGGGAGATGATACCATCTACCCTGACGGGGCGATTGCAAATGAGGCGGTCGCTCAACTGGGAGCACTTTCCATGAACGATAAAAAACCGTTCTTTCTGGCCGTTGGCATCATAAGACCACATTTGCCTTTCGGCGCGCCAAAATCGTATTTTGACCAGTATGAAGGAGTCGAACTTCCGCCAATACCACATCCGCAAAAGCCGGAAGGAAGAACGACCTGGCACGGTTCAGGAGAATTTAAGCAGTATAACCGCTGGGGAAATGATCCTAACGAGGATAAAAGCTTTGCCGAGGAGGTACGCCGCCATTATGCTGCCGCAATCAGTTACGCCGATGCTCAGGTCGGAAAAATCTTGGCGGAGTTGGCTCGCACAGGAGCCGACAAAAACACTATTGTCGTACTTTGGGGCGATCACGGATGGCATCTTGGGGAACATGCCATTTGGGGAAAGCATAGTCTATTCGAGGAGTCGCTACATTCCCCAATGATCATCAGTTATCCCGGAATGGACCAAAAAGACACTAAAACCGATGCCATGGTCGAGACACTCGATATCTTTCCTACGCTTTGCGATTTAACGGGAGTCGAGATTCCTAAGTTCGCACAGGGAGAATCTTTAAAAAATATATTGAACAATCCGACTAAGAAAGGGCATCCCGCCATAGCTTATTATAAAGACGTCTCTACCATACGAACGGCAACACATCGCTTGACACTTCATAAAGATGGCTTTGTAGAACTGTACGACCATACGACTAAGGATAGAGAAACCAAAAATGTTGCTGACAAACACCCCGAACTGGTGGAAAAACTCAAGCAAGAACTGCAAAATAAATTACAACAGGGCTAA